Proteins encoded by one window of Superficieibacter sp. HKU1:
- the pyrL gene encoding pyr operon leader peptide, with protein sequence MVQCLRHTVLAHLKQGAGLPFFFPLLTVFSKPLIAGAFFCPGVRR encoded by the coding sequence ATGGTCCAGTGTCTACGACATACTGTCTTAGCGCACCTGAAACAGGGTGCAGGTCTGCCGTTTTTCTTCCCGTTGCTCACTGTATTCTCAAAGCCCCTCATTGCAGGGGCTTTTTTTTGCCCAGGCGTCAGGAGATAA
- a CDS encoding ArgR family transcriptional regulator codes for MMEYGEYSPKEQLQLTVCQRLIAEKSYFSQEEIRRDLQLHGFENISQSSVSRLLTLLGVIKIRNARGQKIYSLNPKLRPAPDAARSVAEMVVSVEHNSEFILIHTVPGYGRAVARILDHRALPEVLGIVASGNIVWVAPRAVKRTALVHKQINYILNMN; via the coding sequence ATGATGGAATATGGTGAATACTCCCCCAAAGAACAGCTTCAGCTCACCGTGTGTCAGCGTTTGATTGCCGAAAAAAGCTACTTTTCGCAGGAAGAGATTCGCCGTGATTTACAGCTGCATGGCTTCGAAAATATTAGCCAGTCTTCAGTCTCGCGCCTGCTCACGCTGCTGGGAGTGATAAAAATCCGCAACGCCCGGGGGCAAAAAATTTACTCGCTGAATCCTAAATTACGCCCTGCGCCGGACGCCGCGCGATCGGTGGCGGAGATGGTGGTCAGCGTGGAGCACAACAGCGAATTTATTCTTATTCATACCGTGCCGGGCTATGGCCGGGCGGTGGCGCGGATCCTCGATCATCGTGCGCTGCCGGAGGTGCTGGGCATCGTGGCGAGCGGCAATATTGTCTGGGTCGCACCGCGGGCGGTGAAGCGTACCGCGTTAGTCCACAAGCAGATTAATTACATACTTAATATGAATTAA